A single region of the Solwaraspora sp. WMMD406 genome encodes:
- a CDS encoding LLM class flavin-dependent oxidoreductase: protein MTDVPLSVLDLAPVAASGTTREALQHTTTLARRVEQLGYRRFWVAEHHNMPGIASSAPAVLLAHLAAATSTIRIGSGGVMLPNHAPLVVAEQFGTLQALHPDRIDLGIGRAPGTDQATALALRRTMAGLNAEAFPQELATLISYFRGDPGPIRATPGAGQMPAIWLLGSSGFSAQLAGTLGLPFSFAHHFSPANTLPALALYRQHFRPSVWLDEPYAMVAVNVICADTDARAEWLSGPSGLAFLRLRAGRPESLVSPEEAAAYPYTDLERDFVRQRHDGQALGSPATVRRALTELAERTGADELMLTTFVYDVADRVRSFELVAEAMAGDTTAGGDTTAGSVTTGTGGPGTS from the coding sequence GTGACCGACGTACCGCTCTCCGTCCTCGACCTCGCCCCGGTCGCCGCCAGTGGCACCACCCGTGAGGCGCTCCAGCACACCACCACCCTGGCCCGCCGGGTCGAGCAGCTCGGCTACCGGCGGTTCTGGGTGGCCGAGCACCACAACATGCCCGGTATCGCCAGCTCCGCGCCGGCCGTACTGCTCGCCCACCTGGCGGCCGCCACCTCGACGATCCGGATCGGTTCCGGCGGGGTGATGCTGCCCAACCACGCGCCGCTGGTGGTCGCCGAGCAGTTCGGCACCTTGCAGGCGCTGCACCCGGACCGTATCGACCTGGGCATCGGCCGTGCTCCCGGCACCGACCAGGCCACCGCGCTGGCCCTGCGCCGGACGATGGCCGGGCTGAACGCCGAGGCGTTCCCGCAGGAGCTGGCCACCCTGATCAGCTACTTTCGCGGTGACCCGGGGCCGATCAGGGCCACTCCGGGCGCCGGGCAGATGCCGGCGATCTGGCTGCTCGGGTCCAGCGGGTTCAGCGCCCAACTGGCCGGCACGCTGGGTCTTCCGTTCTCGTTCGCGCACCACTTCAGCCCGGCGAACACCCTGCCGGCGCTGGCCCTCTACCGCCAGCACTTCCGCCCCTCGGTCTGGCTCGACGAGCCGTACGCGATGGTGGCGGTCAACGTGATCTGCGCCGACACCGACGCGCGGGCCGAGTGGTTGTCCGGCCCGTCCGGACTGGCGTTCCTGCGGCTGCGCGCCGGACGGCCCGAGTCACTGGTCAGCCCGGAGGAGGCGGCGGCCTACCCGTACACCGATCTGGAACGCGATTTCGTCCGGCAGCGCCACGACGGGCAGGCGCTCGGCTCGCCGGCCACCGTCCGGCGGGCGTTGACCGAGCTTGCCGAGCGCACCGGCGCCGACGAGCTGATGCTGACCACGTTCGTCTACGACGTCGCCGACCGGGTGCGTTCCTTCGAGCTCGTCGCGGAGGCCATGGCCGGGGACACCACGGCTGGCGGGGACACCACGGCTGGCAGTGTCACCACCGGGACGGGCGGCCCCGGCACCAGCTGA
- a CDS encoding carbohydrate-binding module family 20 domain-containing protein → MVHTPGRARPRRWLTGLAVLTLVLSVGAVTAGAVTRTSSAEAAPQGTKDVTAVLFSWRFDSVARECRDTLGPLGYGYVQVSPPQEHIQGSQWWTQYQPVSYTIAGRLGGRTAFKAMVDTCHAAGVKVIVDAVINHMSAGSGTGTGGTTYAKYHYPGVYQAQDFHSCRTRISDYRNRYDVQECELVDLADLHTGTEYVRNRIAAYLSDLLALGVDGFRIDAAKHIAAADLAAIRSKMSNPNAYWIQEVIHGAGEAVQPGEYTGTGDVQEFRYARDLRRIFLDERLAYLRTIGPSWGYLPSGQAGVFVDNHDTERVGDTLNYKNGATYTLASVFTLAWNYGAPHVHSGYEFSDFDAGPPNGGTVVACYADGWRCQHKWRQIANMVKFRTAAHGTGVVDWWDNGNDQIAFGRGDRAFVVINKEGSTLTRTFQTSLPAGTYCDVQHGDPTSGGGCTGPTVTVNTAGRFTASVGPNDALAVHVGAGGPGTSPAPSTGPSSAAFAVTATTVWGQNIFVVGDHGALGGWDPARAVPLSSAGYPVWRGTVSLPAGTTFGYKYLRKNADGTVTWESGGNRTGTTPASGTVTLTDTWRN, encoded by the coding sequence ATGGTCCATACCCCGGGCCGTGCTCGGCCCCGCCGGTGGCTCACCGGGCTCGCCGTACTCACCCTGGTCCTGAGCGTCGGCGCGGTCACCGCCGGCGCGGTGACCCGCACCTCGTCCGCCGAGGCCGCACCACAGGGCACCAAGGACGTCACCGCCGTCCTGTTCTCCTGGCGCTTCGACTCCGTAGCCCGGGAATGCCGCGACACCCTCGGCCCGCTGGGCTACGGCTACGTCCAGGTCTCCCCACCCCAGGAACACATCCAGGGCAGCCAGTGGTGGACCCAGTACCAGCCGGTCAGCTACACCATCGCCGGCCGGCTCGGCGGCCGGACCGCGTTCAAGGCGATGGTGGACACCTGTCACGCCGCCGGCGTCAAGGTGATCGTCGACGCGGTGATCAACCACATGAGCGCCGGCTCGGGCACCGGCACCGGCGGCACCACCTACGCCAAGTACCACTACCCCGGCGTCTACCAGGCGCAGGACTTCCACTCCTGCCGGACCAGGATCAGCGACTACCGCAACCGCTACGACGTCCAGGAATGCGAACTGGTCGACCTCGCCGACCTGCACACCGGCACCGAGTACGTCCGCAACCGGATCGCCGCGTACCTGTCGGACCTGCTCGCGCTCGGCGTCGACGGCTTCCGGATCGACGCGGCCAAGCACATCGCCGCCGCCGACCTGGCGGCCATCCGGTCGAAGATGAGCAACCCGAACGCGTACTGGATCCAGGAGGTCATCCACGGCGCGGGCGAGGCGGTGCAGCCGGGCGAATACACCGGCACCGGCGACGTGCAGGAGTTCCGCTACGCCCGCGACCTGCGCCGGATCTTCCTCGACGAACGCCTGGCCTATCTGCGCACCATCGGCCCGAGCTGGGGTTACCTGCCGAGTGGCCAGGCCGGGGTCTTCGTCGACAACCACGACACCGAACGCGTCGGCGACACCCTCAACTACAAGAACGGTGCCACCTACACCCTGGCCAGCGTCTTCACCCTGGCCTGGAACTACGGCGCACCCCACGTGCACTCCGGCTACGAGTTCAGCGACTTCGACGCCGGACCCCCCAACGGCGGTACGGTCGTCGCCTGCTACGCCGACGGCTGGCGCTGCCAGCACAAGTGGCGGCAGATCGCCAACATGGTGAAGTTCCGCACCGCCGCGCACGGCACCGGCGTGGTCGACTGGTGGGACAACGGCAACGACCAGATCGCCTTCGGTCGGGGTGACCGGGCGTTCGTGGTGATCAACAAGGAAGGGTCGACGTTGACCCGGACCTTCCAGACGTCGCTGCCGGCCGGCACCTACTGCGACGTACAGCACGGTGACCCCACCTCCGGCGGCGGCTGCACCGGGCCGACGGTGACGGTGAACACCGCCGGCCGGTTCACCGCCAGCGTCGGCCCGAACGACGCGCTGGCCGTCCACGTCGGTGCCGGCGGCCCGGGCACCAGCCCGGCGCCGTCGACCGGACCCAGCTCGGCGGCGTTCGCGGTGACCGCCACCACCGTCTGGGGCCAGAACATCTTCGTCGTCGGCGACCACGGCGCGCTCGGCGGCTGGGACCCGGCCCGGGCGGTGCCGCTGTCGTCGGCCGGCTACCCGGTGTGGCGCGGCACGGTCAGCCTGCCCGCCGGCACCACCTTCGGCTACAAGTACCTGCGCAAGAACGCCGACGGCACCGTCACCTGGGAAAGTGGCGGCAACCGGACCGGCACCACGCCGGCCAGCGGGACCGTCACCCTCACCGACACCTGGCGAAACTGA
- the manD gene encoding D-mannonate dehydratase ManD, whose protein sequence is MRIVDARVIVTCPGRNFVTLKITTSDGVTGIGDATLNGRELAVASYLTDHVVPTLIGRDAARIEDTWQYLYRGAYWRRGPVTMSAIAAVDTALWDIKGKVAGLPVYQLLGGRCRDGVTVYGHANGETVPDVLAEVARYVDLGYRAVRVQTAVPGLPATYGVGKDRMFYEPADAAIPTETTWSTERYLVHTPKVFAAVRDEFGPHLRLLHDVHHRLTPIEAARLGKDLEPYRLTWMEDPVPAELQEGFRLIRQHTTTPIAVGEVFNSIFDCQQLIKEQLIDYVRTTVVRAGGISHLRRIFDLAALHHVRSGSHGATDLSPVCMAAALHVDLSIPNFGLQEYMRHTEATDEVFPHSYHFADGYLHPGEEPGLGVDIDEEAAARYPYTPASLPVNRLTDGSMHNW, encoded by the coding sequence ATGCGGATCGTGGACGCCCGGGTGATCGTGACCTGCCCGGGACGCAACTTCGTCACGCTGAAGATCACCACGTCCGACGGCGTGACCGGCATCGGCGACGCGACCCTCAACGGGCGCGAACTCGCCGTCGCCAGCTATCTCACCGACCACGTCGTCCCCACCCTGATCGGCCGGGACGCGGCGCGGATCGAGGACACCTGGCAGTACCTCTACCGTGGGGCGTACTGGCGCCGTGGGCCGGTGACGATGAGCGCCATCGCCGCCGTCGACACCGCACTGTGGGACATCAAAGGCAAGGTCGCCGGGCTACCCGTCTACCAGCTGCTCGGCGGCCGGTGCCGCGACGGCGTGACCGTCTACGGCCACGCCAACGGCGAGACCGTCCCCGACGTGCTCGCCGAGGTGGCCCGCTACGTCGACCTCGGCTACCGCGCCGTACGGGTGCAGACCGCCGTACCCGGCCTACCGGCGACGTACGGGGTCGGCAAGGACCGGATGTTCTACGAGCCGGCCGACGCCGCCATCCCGACCGAGACCACCTGGTCCACCGAGCGCTACCTGGTGCACACCCCGAAGGTCTTCGCGGCGGTACGCGACGAGTTCGGCCCGCACCTGCGACTGCTGCACGACGTCCACCACCGGCTCACCCCGATCGAGGCGGCCCGGCTCGGCAAGGACCTCGAACCGTACCGGCTGACCTGGATGGAGGATCCGGTGCCGGCCGAGCTGCAGGAGGGCTTCCGGCTCATCCGCCAGCACACCACCACGCCGATCGCGGTCGGCGAGGTCTTCAACTCCATCTTCGACTGCCAGCAGCTGATCAAGGAACAGCTGATCGACTACGTCCGGACCACAGTGGTGCGCGCTGGCGGGATCAGCCACCTGCGGCGGATCTTCGACCTGGCCGCGCTGCACCACGTGCGCAGCGGCTCGCACGGTGCCACCGACCTGTCGCCGGTCTGCATGGCCGCCGCGCTGCACGTCGACCTGAGCATTCCCAACTTCGGGCTGCAGGAGTACATGCGGCACACCGAGGCCACCGACGAGGTCTTCCCGCACTCCTACCACTTCGCCGACGGCTACCTGCACCCGGGCGAGGAACCTGGTCTCGGCGTCGACATCGACGAGGAGGCGGCCGCCCGCTACCCGTACACGCCGGCGTCGTTGCCGGTCAACCGGCTCACCGACGGGTCGATGCACAACTGGTGA
- a CDS encoding M48 family metallopeptidase, which translates to MNFFERQRQVRRVSARLVALFVLAVVGIVAVVDLAVLIGFDGLSMSPAGLAGLLTVTSLVTVAVIGLAALVRSVALRGGGGRVARELGGVLVPSDTTDPQLRRLRNVVEEISIASGVPVPEVYLLPGEEGINAFAAGWSTSDAAIAVTRGALERLNRDELQGVIAHEFSHVVNGDMRLNIRLMGLLFGILFLAVIGRGMLRGGLVSGGRSRNSNDSRNPLALVGLAMIVAGYVGVLVGRMIKASVSRQREYLADASAVQFTRQTAGLAGALKKIGGLPAGSALGSPKTEEVGHMLFGSGSRFTALFATHPPIVDRITALDPSFDPAELSALTRRWAANPPSGLAEDRALGLTHGGLTIDGTAGAAGAAPAGRGGALPDPEARVPVDPVEVVDRIGAAPPSAYPHAADLLARIPADLLDQARRPGRRRTARPRVAPLHATPGPGPPARGDRPTTRQAAGRRQLAGRSRRRGSASPAAATAGRGRLPGVDPPFRSRAGRGRRRDGHPGTG; encoded by the coding sequence ATGAACTTCTTCGAACGCCAACGCCAGGTACGCCGTGTCTCGGCCCGGTTGGTCGCGCTGTTCGTCCTCGCCGTGGTCGGCATCGTCGCCGTGGTCGACCTGGCCGTCCTGATCGGATTCGACGGTTTGTCGATGTCGCCGGCGGGGCTCGCCGGCCTGCTCACGGTGACCAGTCTGGTCACCGTCGCGGTGATCGGGCTGGCCGCGTTGGTGCGCAGCGTGGCGCTGCGCGGCGGCGGTGGCCGGGTGGCCCGCGAACTCGGTGGTGTGCTGGTGCCGTCGGACACCACCGATCCGCAGCTGCGCCGACTGCGCAACGTGGTGGAGGAGATCTCGATCGCCTCCGGGGTTCCGGTGCCGGAGGTCTACCTGCTGCCCGGCGAGGAGGGCATCAACGCCTTCGCCGCCGGTTGGTCCACCTCGGACGCGGCGATCGCGGTCACCCGGGGGGCGTTGGAGCGGCTCAACCGCGACGAGTTGCAAGGGGTGATCGCCCACGAGTTCAGCCACGTGGTCAACGGCGACATGCGGCTCAACATCCGGCTGATGGGGTTGCTGTTCGGCATCCTGTTCCTGGCCGTGATCGGGCGCGGCATGCTGCGCGGCGGTCTCGTCTCCGGCGGCCGGTCCCGCAACAGCAACGACAGCCGTAACCCGCTGGCGCTGGTCGGGTTGGCCATGATCGTCGCCGGTTACGTCGGTGTCCTGGTCGGCCGGATGATCAAGGCGTCGGTCTCCCGGCAGCGCGAGTATCTCGCCGACGCCTCAGCCGTGCAGTTCACCCGGCAGACCGCCGGGCTGGCCGGCGCGTTGAAGAAGATCGGCGGCCTGCCGGCCGGTTCTGCGCTGGGCAGCCCGAAGACCGAAGAGGTCGGCCACATGCTGTTCGGCTCCGGGTCCCGGTTCACCGCGCTGTTCGCCACCCACCCGCCGATCGTGGACCGGATCACGGCGCTCGATCCCAGCTTCGACCCGGCCGAACTCTCCGCGCTCACCCGGCGATGGGCGGCGAACCCGCCGTCGGGTCTGGCCGAGGACCGGGCGCTGGGGCTCACCCATGGCGGTCTGACCATCGACGGTACGGCCGGAGCCGCTGGAGCCGCCCCGGCGGGGCGCGGCGGGGCCCTGCCCGATCCGGAGGCCCGGGTCCCGGTCGACCCGGTCGAGGTCGTCGACCGGATCGGTGCCGCACCACCGTCCGCGTATCCGCACGCCGCCGACCTGCTCGCCCGCATCCCCGCCGACCTGCTCGATCAGGCCCGCCGACCCGGACGCCGTCGTACCGCTCGTCCTCGGGTTGCTCCTCTCCACGCAACCCCAGGTCCGGGCCCGCCAGCACGCGGAGATCGGCCAACGACACGGCAGGCCGCTGGCCGACGCCAGCTGGCGGGCCGGTCACGCCGTCGCGGATCTGCATCCCCTGCTGCGGCTACCGCTGGCCGAGGTCGCCTTCCCGGCGTTGACCCGCCGTTCCGCAGCCGAGCGGGACGCGGTCGCCGACGCGATGGCCACCCTGGTACGGGCTGA
- a CDS encoding LemA family protein, protein MEVVIALFCLILIVVVGLVAYGVAVHNGLVTARNALRNAFAQIDVQLTRRHDLVPNLVEVAKGYLKHERETLEAVIAARSGAVDAQSAAAGRPGDPAAMGQLAGAENVLTQSLGRLFALAEAYPDLKANQNMAQLTEELTSTENRVAFARQAYNDAVMSYNNKRERFPASMVANMFSFAPAALFEAEDPQQRQAPRVTF, encoded by the coding sequence ATGGAAGTCGTCATTGCCCTCTTTTGTCTAATTCTTATAGTCGTGGTGGGTTTGGTGGCGTACGGCGTCGCCGTCCACAACGGGTTGGTCACCGCCCGCAACGCCTTGCGCAACGCCTTCGCGCAGATCGACGTCCAGCTCACCCGCCGGCACGACCTCGTCCCCAACCTGGTCGAAGTCGCCAAGGGCTACCTGAAACACGAGCGGGAGACCCTGGAGGCCGTAATCGCGGCGCGCAGCGGCGCGGTCGACGCGCAGTCCGCCGCCGCCGGTCGGCCGGGCGACCCGGCGGCCATGGGGCAGCTCGCCGGGGCAGAGAACGTCCTGACCCAGAGTCTGGGGCGCCTGTTCGCGCTCGCCGAGGCATACCCGGATCTCAAGGCCAACCAGAACATGGCGCAGTTGACCGAGGAGCTGACCTCCACCGAGAACCGGGTGGCCTTCGCCCGCCAGGCGTACAACGACGCGGTGATGTCCTACAACAACAAGCGGGAACGCTTCCCGGCCAGCATGGTGGCGAACATGTTCTCGTTCGCGCCGGCGGCACTGTTCGAGGCCGAGGATCCGCAGCAGCGGCAGGCACCCCGGGTGACCTTCTGA
- a CDS encoding cytochrome P450, which yields MAAGWCLERPVRTPSVRTGAGVRPERGFPPGDPRDATPTPGHSGPDPDAARAGLHRSLPVPVSTDRGALPTGARIGVSAWSLQRDPRLYPDPLVFRPTRFAVGTPLADRWLPFAGVTVAASGRSPPSSRSRRCCGRCSPVFTSWPATPARRPRPGDPGPATPARRPRPGDPGPATPARSIMVVPGDGVPAHLR from the coding sequence GTGGCGGCCGGCTGGTGCCTGGAGCGGCCTGTACGTACGCCGTCGGTCCGCACGGGTGCGGGCGTTCGGCCAGAGCGCGGATTTCCGCCCGGTGATCCGCGAGACGCTACGCCTACGCCCGGTCATTCCGGTCCTGACCCGGACGCTGCCCGTGCCGGTCTCCACCGATCGCTGCCCGTGCCGGTCTCCACCGATCGCGGCGCGCTGCCGACCGGGGCCCGGATCGGTGTGTCCGCGTGGTCGTTGCAGCGTGACCCTCGCCTGTATCCGGACCCGCTCGTCTTCCGACCCACCAGGTTCGCGGTCGGCACGCCGCTGGCCGACCGGTGGCTGCCGTTCGCGGGGGTGACCGTCGCTGCCTCGGGGAGGAGTCCGCCGTCGTCACGGTCGCGGCGGTGCTGCGGGCGGTGTTCGCCCGTTTTCACGTCGTGGCCGGCGACCCCGGCCCGGCGACCCCGGCCCGGCGACCCCGGCCCGGCGACCCCGGCCCGGCGACCCCGGCCCGGCGACCCCGGCCCGGCGACCCCGGCCCGGTCCATCATGGTGGTGCCCGGCGACGGGGTGCCTGCGCACCTGCGCTGA
- a CDS encoding response regulator yields the protein MADTQAGAERRRVLIAEDEALIRLDLAEMLVEEGYDVVGEAGDGETAVRLAEELKPDLVILDIKMPIMDGLAAAERIAGGRIAPVVILTAFSQRDLVERARAAGAMAYLVKPFQKSDLVPAIEIALSRYAELSALESEVAGLTDRLETRKVVERAKGMLMTSYGMTEPQAFKWIQRMAMDHRMTMRDVAERILAETPGDAAGQPDTPQS from the coding sequence GTGGCCGACACGCAGGCGGGTGCCGAGCGCAGGCGAGTGCTGATAGCTGAGGACGAGGCGCTGATCCGGCTCGATCTAGCGGAGATGCTCGTCGAGGAGGGCTACGACGTCGTCGGCGAGGCCGGAGACGGCGAGACCGCCGTCCGGCTCGCCGAGGAACTCAAGCCCGATCTGGTGATCCTCGACATCAAGATGCCGATCATGGATGGGCTGGCGGCGGCCGAACGGATCGCCGGTGGGCGGATCGCCCCAGTGGTGATTCTCACCGCGTTCAGCCAGCGCGACCTGGTCGAGCGGGCCCGGGCGGCCGGCGCGATGGCGTACCTGGTCAAGCCGTTCCAGAAGAGCGATCTGGTTCCCGCGATCGAGATCGCGCTGTCCCGCTACGCCGAGCTGTCCGCGCTGGAGTCCGAGGTGGCCGGGCTGACCGACCGCCTGGAGACCCGCAAGGTCGTCGAACGGGCCAAGGGCATGCTGATGACCTCGTACGGCATGACCGAGCCGCAGGCCTTCAAGTGGATTCAGCGGATGGCCATGGACCACCGGATGACCATGCGCGACGTCGCGGAACGGATCCTCGCCGAGACGCCGGGCGACGCCGCTGGTCAGCCCGACACCCCGCAGAGCTAG
- a CDS encoding branched-chain amino acid ABC transporter substrate-binding protein: MKRSLVRVLGGVAMMALVAGGAACGNGDGDTTEAGGDACGNKIAFFGALTGPSAALGINENNGVALAVEQYNEANPDCTVELVGLDSQGSPDQAPGLAQRAIDDEKMLGIVGPAYSGESEAAGPLFAEAGLVTITPSATRPSLADQGWPTFFRGVGNDLSQGPAAGVYIRDVLGAQRVFVIDDQSAYGAGLADEVKKVLGDLVVDSDKVQGEGKQVDFSATVTKVRSANADAVFFGGYYQEAGLIRKQLTDAGITATMVAGDGVNDPAFVTSAGAAAAEGTILTCPCQPATEARGSFAADFEALHGTAPGTYSDTAYDAANILLEGIKEGNTTREALLEWVKNYEGEGVAASYKFDDKGEMDAAQVVVWAFKVVNGEVTPDQEIPKP, from the coding sequence TTGAAGCGTAGTCTTGTACGCGTGCTCGGCGGCGTCGCCATGATGGCGCTCGTCGCGGGCGGCGCCGCCTGTGGCAACGGCGACGGCGACACCACGGAAGCTGGCGGCGATGCGTGCGGTAACAAGATCGCCTTTTTCGGGGCGCTGACCGGTCCGTCGGCGGCGCTCGGTATCAACGAGAACAACGGTGTCGCGCTCGCCGTCGAGCAGTACAACGAGGCGAACCCGGACTGCACCGTGGAACTGGTCGGCCTGGACTCGCAGGGCAGCCCGGACCAGGCCCCTGGTCTGGCGCAGCGGGCCATCGACGACGAGAAGATGCTCGGCATCGTCGGCCCGGCCTACTCGGGTGAGTCGGAGGCGGCCGGCCCGCTGTTCGCCGAGGCCGGTCTGGTCACCATCACTCCGTCGGCGACCCGGCCGAGCCTGGCCGACCAGGGCTGGCCGACCTTCTTCCGGGGCGTCGGCAACGACCTGAGCCAGGGTCCGGCCGCCGGTGTCTACATCCGTGACGTGCTGGGCGCGCAGCGGGTCTTCGTCATCGACGACCAGTCGGCGTACGGCGCGGGCCTGGCCGACGAGGTCAAGAAGGTCCTCGGCGACCTGGTCGTCGATTCGGACAAGGTGCAGGGCGAGGGCAAGCAGGTCGACTTCTCCGCCACGGTGACCAAGGTGCGTTCCGCCAACGCGGACGCGGTCTTCTTCGGTGGTTACTACCAGGAAGCCGGTCTGATTCGTAAGCAGCTCACCGATGCCGGCATCACCGCGACCATGGTCGCCGGTGACGGTGTCAACGACCCGGCCTTCGTGACCTCCGCCGGTGCGGCGGCGGCCGAGGGCACCATCCTGACCTGCCCGTGCCAGCCGGCGACCGAGGCTCGGGGCAGCTTCGCCGCCGACTTCGAGGCGCTGCACGGCACCGCGCCGGGCACCTACAGCGACACCGCCTACGACGCGGCGAACATCCTGCTCGAGGGCATCAAGGAAGGCAACACCACCCGCGAGGCGCTGCTCGAGTGGGTGAAGAACTACGAGGGCGAGGGCGTCGCCGCCAGCTACAAGTTCGACGACAAGGGCGAGATGGACGCGGCGCAGGTCGTCGTCTGGGCCTTCAAGGTCGTCAACGGCGAGGTCACGCCGGACCAGGAGATCCCCAAGCCCTGA
- a CDS encoding branched-chain amino acid ABC transporter permease, translating into MNVNGLLSNFGELTTTGLTQGAIYALVALGYTLVYGVLRLINFAHSEVFIAGAFAALWTWGAFGLTQNSVVSGVGPIIFYFLIALVAAGIASAATATVIERVAYRPLRKRNAPPLAFLITAIGASIVLAEAFGVYTRRLPQGLPSIVSNSPLFEVAGVPITTVQLLTVVAALVMMIGLDFFINRSRIGRGVRAVAQDPNTAALMGVNKDRIIMIIFILGGVMAGVAGVLYNIRIGVLTYSVGFLLGLKAFTAAVLGGIGNLRGALVGGFLLGVVENYASGLFGTQWKDFVAFAVLVVLLMFRPTGLLGESLGRARV; encoded by the coding sequence TTGAACGTCAACGGACTGCTCTCGAACTTCGGAGAGCTCACCACGACCGGCTTGACGCAGGGCGCCATCTATGCCCTGGTCGCGCTGGGGTACACGCTGGTCTACGGCGTGCTGCGTCTCATCAACTTCGCCCACTCCGAGGTCTTCATCGCGGGCGCGTTCGCCGCCTTGTGGACCTGGGGAGCCTTCGGCCTGACCCAGAACTCCGTGGTCAGCGGCGTGGGCCCGATCATCTTCTACTTCCTGATCGCGCTGGTCGCCGCCGGGATAGCCTCGGCGGCCACCGCGACGGTCATCGAACGGGTGGCGTACCGGCCGTTGCGTAAGCGCAACGCGCCACCGCTGGCCTTCCTGATCACCGCGATCGGCGCGTCCATCGTGCTGGCCGAAGCCTTCGGTGTCTACACGCGGCGGTTGCCGCAGGGTTTGCCGAGCATCGTCAGCAACAGTCCGCTGTTCGAGGTCGCCGGAGTACCGATCACCACGGTGCAGTTGCTGACCGTCGTCGCGGCTCTGGTGATGATGATCGGCCTCGACTTCTTCATCAACCGCAGCCGGATCGGCCGTGGGGTCCGAGCGGTCGCCCAGGACCCGAACACCGCCGCGCTGATGGGGGTGAACAAGGACCGGATCATCATGATCATTTTCATTCTGGGTGGCGTGATGGCCGGCGTCGCCGGAGTGCTCTACAACATCCGCATCGGTGTGCTCACCTACAGCGTCGGCTTCCTGCTCGGCCTCAAGGCGTTCACGGCGGCCGTACTCGGCGGAATCGGCAACCTGCGCGGCGCGCTGGTCGGCGGCTTCCTGCTCGGCGTCGTGGAGAACTACGCCTCCGGCTTGTTCGGTACGCAGTGGAAGGACTTCGTGGCCTTCGCCGTCCTGGTCGTCCTGCTGATGTTCCGCCCGACCGGTCTGCTCGGCGAGTCGTTGGGGAGGGCACGGGTATGA
- a CDS encoding branched-chain amino acid ABC transporter permease: MTSVRGKLHDVRGQISDRWHHMPKWARWALIAAVVVFFYALPNEGFYQYLGPIPTTESNFAQVLFTVSIYVLLAVGLNIVVGFAGLLDLGYFGFFAVGAYTVAVLTSPSSDLQTLWQWEVALPLAIGITMISGLMLGMPTLRLRGDYLAIVTLGFAEMIRIAAVSSEFLKGQRGLNQIPHPPGEYADGKPVFGVLDARPYYWLVLTVIIVVVILVGNLSRSRVGRAWVSIREDEDAAQLMGVPTFKFKLWAFAMGAAIGGLAGALFAGKQNFVSSQNFELLNSIIILAAVILGGSGNIVGAIVGGGLVAYLIERFRGIELFGVELYEYRFLVFGLTLVVMMIFRPQGLIASRRRAAEFKDRRKEVAVGG; this comes from the coding sequence ATGACGAGCGTGCGAGGCAAGCTGCACGACGTGCGCGGCCAGATTTCCGATCGTTGGCACCACATGCCGAAGTGGGCCCGCTGGGCGTTGATCGCCGCGGTGGTGGTCTTCTTCTACGCCCTGCCCAACGAGGGCTTCTACCAGTACCTCGGTCCGATCCCGACCACCGAGTCGAACTTCGCCCAGGTGCTGTTCACCGTCTCGATCTACGTCCTGCTGGCGGTCGGACTGAACATCGTGGTCGGTTTCGCCGGCCTGCTCGACCTCGGCTACTTCGGCTTCTTCGCCGTCGGGGCCTACACCGTGGCGGTGCTCACCTCGCCCAGCAGCGACCTCCAGACGCTGTGGCAGTGGGAGGTGGCGCTACCGTTGGCCATCGGCATCACCATGATCTCCGGCCTGATGCTCGGCATGCCGACCCTGCGGCTACGCGGCGACTACCTGGCGATCGTCACCCTCGGCTTCGCCGAAATGATCCGGATCGCGGCGGTCAGCTCCGAATTCCTCAAGGGACAGCGCGGGCTCAACCAGATCCCGCACCCGCCCGGCGAGTACGCCGACGGCAAGCCGGTCTTCGGCGTCCTGGACGCCCGCCCGTACTACTGGCTGGTACTCACCGTGATCATCGTGGTGGTGATCCTGGTCGGCAACCTCAGCCGTAGCCGGGTCGGCCGGGCCTGGGTCTCGATCCGGGAGGACGAGGACGCCGCCCAGCTGATGGGCGTGCCGACCTTCAAGTTCAAGCTGTGGGCATTCGCCATGGGCGCGGCGATCGGCGGGCTCGCCGGTGCGCTCTTCGCCGGCAAGCAGAACTTCGTCAGCTCGCAGAACTTCGAACTGCTCAACTCGATCATCATCCTGGCGGCGGTGATCCTCGGCGGTTCCGGCAACATCGTCGGCGCGATCGTCGGTGGCGGCCTCGTGGCGTACCTGATCGAACGCTTCCGGGGTATCGAGCTGTTCGGCGTCGAGCTCTACGAGTACCGGTTCCTGGTCTTCGGGCTCACCCTCGTGGTGATGATGATCTTCCGACCACAGGGCCTGATCGCCAGCCGGCGACGAGCCGCCGAGTTCAAGGACCGCCGTAAGGAGGTGGCCGTCGGTGGCTGA